Proteins encoded in a region of the Acidobacteriota bacterium genome:
- a CDS encoding glycosyltransferase: MDALILLSALATGILALVAWNVFAWPKVSALADSLPQSLSILIPARNEEGNLPDCLHAASLQGETVAEILVYDDHSTDTTASIIRRFAERDSRVRLIPAKPLLEGWCGKNFACAQLAAEAKSEWLLFLDADARLTDTAAARMVAEATRRRLTFLSCWPELTLVGFWERALMPLLNFTVFTLFPAPLSLLRQDASLGLAHGACLLMHRATYHKLGGHGAVRDQIFEDTRLAQLWRERGERGLCLDGQDVVQVRMYDSLGDIWRGFQKNFFPAFRHETSFWAFLALHVSVFLAPFFLAFVNFNFLLIALLVLAMRALLSIRFRHPWWSVVLHPLGETILIAIGLSSWWRCKTGKGVAWKGRVYRSHEPRPSHSASESKA; encoded by the coding sequence ATGGACGCATTGATTCTCTTATCAGCTTTGGCAACAGGCATTCTGGCGCTGGTGGCGTGGAATGTTTTTGCCTGGCCGAAAGTGTCAGCGCTGGCCGATTCCCTCCCGCAATCGCTTTCCATTCTGATCCCTGCGCGCAATGAAGAAGGCAACTTGCCGGATTGTTTGCACGCGGCGTCGCTTCAGGGTGAAACCGTCGCAGAAATTCTGGTTTACGACGACCATTCGACTGACACCACCGCCAGCATCATTCGCCGGTTTGCCGAACGCGACAGCCGCGTGCGATTGATTCCTGCCAAACCTTTGCTGGAAGGGTGGTGCGGAAAAAACTTCGCCTGCGCGCAATTGGCCGCCGAAGCCAAATCGGAATGGTTGCTGTTTTTGGATGCTGACGCGCGGTTGACCGATACCGCAGCGGCGCGAATGGTCGCCGAAGCAACGCGCCGACGCCTGACCTTTCTTTCCTGCTGGCCGGAATTGACGCTGGTCGGTTTCTGGGAACGCGCGTTGATGCCATTACTGAATTTCACCGTTTTCACACTCTTCCCTGCTCCGCTGTCGTTGCTGCGGCAGGACGCTTCGCTCGGATTGGCGCACGGCGCGTGTTTGTTGATGCATCGCGCGACGTACCACAAACTGGGCGGGCACGGCGCAGTGCGCGATCAAATTTTTGAAGACACGCGGCTGGCGCAGTTGTGGCGCGAACGCGGCGAGCGCGGGCTTTGCCTGGATGGGCAGGATGTCGTTCAAGTGCGAATGTACGATTCGCTCGGCGACATCTGGCGCGGATTTCAGAAAAACTTCTTTCCAGCCTTTCGCCACGAAACCAGCTTTTGGGCATTTCTTGCGCTGCACGTCTCGGTCTTTCTCGCGCCGTTCTTCCTGGCATTCGTCAATTTCAATTTCCTGCTGATTGCATTGCTTGTGCTGGCAATGCGCGCATTGCTTAGCATTCGGTTTCGGCATCCGTGGTGGTCAGTCGTGCTGCATCCACTCGGCGAAACAATCCTGATTGCCATAGGTCTTTCTTCCTGGTGGCGCTGTAAAACCGGCAAAGGCGTCGCCTGGAAAGGGCGTGTTTATCGCTCTCATGAGCCAAGGCCAAGCCATTCCGCCAGCGAGAGCAAGGCATGA
- the crtI gene encoding phytoene desaturase — MNNNEVIIIGGGLGGLSAAIHLRLAGFAVALYEANERVGGRANLIERDGFRFDTGPSLLNYPWVFEQLFAIAGRNFHEYVQLLPVEPSVGFQWPDGTRFTLSSNLPDLLEACEGVEPGVRPSVLAFLRDAEIKYRTAFDKLVNRNADNPLTWLSACSLNELRHLSVWRSLDSELRRFFRSRYLREAFGAYGMYLGGSPYDLPGLFSILPYGELAYGLWLPKGGIYSLVSGIERLAGELGVRIRTGQRVQRILTASGKAKGIELSDGTQHKASLVVSNVDVPTTNSELIASGELPERTIRKTLQTKMTPGVMTFYWGIRGKVENLGHHTIFLPQDFQASFTDLFKTKRIPRDLPFYVSVPSATDADLAPTGDTAMFVLVPTPLLSELDGIDWQFTTREIKARVLARLQQHGIEIAPERIAIEEAYTPADWRQRFGLFDGSAFGAAHTLFQVGPFRSRNYSEDIEGLFYTGASTTPGTGMPMVVLGGKLTADRILAQCGLQTVDGRNPFPSPKLHANHAS, encoded by the coding sequence ATGAACAACAACGAAGTCATCATCATCGGCGGCGGTTTGGGAGGGTTGAGCGCCGCGATTCACCTGCGTCTGGCGGGGTTTGCTGTCGCGCTGTACGAAGCCAACGAACGCGTTGGCGGGCGCGCCAATTTGATCGAACGCGATGGGTTTCGCTTCGACACAGGTCCTTCGCTGTTGAATTACCCCTGGGTGTTTGAACAGTTGTTTGCCATTGCCGGACGCAACTTTCACGAATATGTGCAGTTGCTGCCCGTGGAACCTTCCGTCGGTTTTCAATGGCCGGACGGAACGCGTTTCACGCTGTCCAGCAATCTGCCTGATTTGTTGGAAGCGTGTGAAGGCGTGGAGCCGGGCGTGCGGCCTTCGGTGCTGGCGTTTCTGCGCGATGCGGAAATCAAATACCGAACCGCGTTCGACAAACTGGTCAATCGAAATGCCGACAATCCGCTGACGTGGCTGAGCGCGTGTTCACTGAATGAATTGCGCCATTTGAGCGTCTGGCGTTCGCTGGATTCCGAACTGCGCCGGTTTTTCCGCAGCCGATACCTGCGCGAAGCGTTTGGCGCTTACGGCATGTACCTGGGCGGTTCGCCGTACGATTTGCCCGGCTTGTTTTCCATCCTGCCATACGGCGAACTGGCGTATGGATTGTGGTTGCCGAAAGGCGGCATTTACAGTTTGGTTTCGGGCATTGAACGGCTGGCGGGTGAATTGGGCGTGAGGATTCGCACCGGCCAACGCGTGCAACGAATTTTGACCGCCAGCGGCAAAGCCAAAGGCATTGAGTTAAGCGATGGCACACAGCACAAAGCTTCGCTGGTGGTTTCCAACGTGGATGTGCCAACCACGAATTCCGAATTGATTGCTTCGGGAGAGTTGCCTGAACGCACGATCCGCAAAACGCTGCAAACCAAAATGACGCCCGGCGTAATGACGTTTTATTGGGGCATTCGCGGCAAAGTCGAAAACCTGGGGCATCACACCATTTTTCTGCCACAGGATTTCCAGGCTTCATTCACGGATTTGTTCAAAACCAAGCGCATCCCGCGCGATTTGCCGTTTTATGTCAGTGTGCCCTCAGCAACAGACGCTGACCTGGCGCCGACTGGCGACACGGCCATGTTCGTGCTGGTTCCCACGCCGCTGCTCAGCGAACTGGACGGCATTGATTGGCAGTTCACGACCCGCGAAATCAAAGCGCGCGTGCTGGCGCGGTTGCAGCAACACGGAATCGAAATCGCGCCGGAACGCATCGCCATCGAAGAAGCGTATACACCAGCCGACTGGCGTCAACGGTTCGGCTTGTTTGACGGCTCTGCCTTCGGAGCCGCGCACACGCTATTTCAAGTCGGCCCCTTCCGTTCGCGCAATTATTCAGAAGACATTGAAGGACTGTTTTACACCGGAGCCAGCACTACGCCTGGCACAGGCATGCCGATGGTCGTACTGGGCGGCAAGCTGACGGCTGATCGCATTCTGGCGCAGTGCGGATTGCAAACAGTGGATGGAAGGAATCCTTTTCCCTCCCCGAAACTACACGCGAACCATGCATCTTGA
- a CDS encoding alpha/beta fold hydrolase produces the protein MHLEQYGTGSEIYVGLHGWSGDYTTFAPLLKHLPAEVSLYSADLPGCGKSPAPVRWDLSAIAHEITEAILRLQTKVTLIGNCSGALLGLLAVSRIPNQFRRLVLIDPLAFWPWYFKVFVNPSFGKYAYYSTFANPIGRWLTNRSLKAKRTADSDLTQSFAAINHETVYRYLTLLTGIDGIAQFGGLRMPIDIVYGERTFAAVKQSAERWRSIWPQARCRELAGAGHLPIEEATAQLSELIFDRTIGSESQRVTDIHHDQGFTLERLNF, from the coding sequence ATGCATCTTGAACAATACGGAACAGGGTCAGAAATTTACGTCGGCTTGCACGGATGGAGCGGCGACTACACGACCTTTGCGCCACTTCTGAAGCATTTGCCTGCGGAAGTTTCACTGTACAGCGCGGATCTGCCCGGCTGCGGCAAATCGCCCGCGCCGGTTCGCTGGGATTTGTCCGCCATCGCGCACGAAATCACCGAGGCAATCTTGAGGCTTCAAACAAAAGTCACGCTGATTGGCAACTGCAGCGGCGCGCTGTTGGGATTGCTGGCGGTCAGTCGAATCCCCAATCAATTTCGACGATTGGTATTGATTGATCCGCTCGCTTTTTGGCCCTGGTATTTCAAAGTCTTCGTCAATCCGAGCTTTGGCAAATACGCCTATTACTCGACGTTTGCGAATCCGATTGGTCGCTGGTTGACGAACCGTTCGCTGAAAGCCAAACGCACGGCGGATTCGGATTTGACGCAATCGTTCGCCGCAATCAACCACGAAACGGTGTATCGCTACTTGACGCTGCTGACAGGCATTGATGGCATCGCGCAGTTCGGTGGTTTGCGCATGCCGATTGACATTGTGTACGGCGAACGCACCTTTGCCGCCGTCAAACAATCCGCTGAGCGTTGGCGTTCGATCTGGCCGCAAGCGCGTTGCCGGGAATTGGCAGGCGCTGGGCATTTGCCGATTGAAGAAGCAACGGCGCAACTGAGCGAACTGATTTTTGACCGAACCATCGGTTCAGAATCGCAGCGAGTTACTGACATTCATCACGATCAAGGCTTCACTTTGGAACGCTTGAATTTTTGA
- a CDS encoding polyprenyl synthetase family protein codes for MTNRLAQFISAHNKMIESALERWLPLSSKTGAERFNQAVRYAVFPGGKRLRPMLTLIGAKLAGGDWQQALPAACAMEFLHTSSLILDDLPAMDDADVRRGRSSVHLVYGESTAMLAALALLNQSYALLAQSTHHNPELTHGLILEATECIGPEGMIGGQAIDLELRSATIGEEALTNRNLKTTALMRLTMTAGALSCGATEADVSALAQYGENLGAAYQVCDDLLDELGETELIGKPARQDERHLRPSIVAEFGVEGAYNLAMSLAEDSKQAITRQFGFRPEALLLLDAVEFVIRDVETFGVNAQLAA; via the coding sequence ATGACGAACCGGCTTGCCCAATTCATTTCCGCACACAACAAGATGATTGAATCCGCGCTGGAGCGTTGGTTGCCACTCAGCAGCAAAACGGGCGCAGAACGATTCAATCAAGCGGTGCGCTACGCTGTCTTTCCCGGCGGCAAACGATTGCGCCCAATGTTGACGTTGATTGGAGCGAAACTGGCGGGAGGCGATTGGCAACAAGCGTTGCCGGCCGCTTGCGCGATGGAATTTTTGCACACCAGTTCGCTGATTCTGGATGACCTGCCTGCAATGGATGACGCTGATGTGCGACGCGGTCGTTCCTCAGTTCATTTGGTCTATGGCGAAAGCACGGCGATGCTGGCGGCGTTGGCCTTGTTGAATCAATCGTATGCCTTGCTGGCCCAATCAACTCACCACAACCCAGAACTGACGCACGGGCTGATATTGGAAGCCACAGAGTGCATTGGCCCGGAGGGAATGATTGGCGGGCAGGCAATTGACCTGGAATTGCGGTCGGCAACCATCGGCGAGGAAGCGTTGACCAACCGCAACCTGAAAACCACCGCCTTGATGCGGTTGACAATGACCGCCGGCGCGTTGAGTTGCGGCGCAACCGAAGCCGACGTTTCCGCACTGGCGCAATACGGCGAAAACCTGGGAGCGGCATATCAGGTTTGCGACGATTTGCTGGACGAACTCGGCGAAACCGAATTGATTGGCAAACCCGCGCGCCAGGATGAGCGACATCTGCGCCCAAGCATCGTTGCCGAATTCGGCGTTGAAGGCGCTTACAATCTGGCAATGTCGTTGGCTGAAGACAGCAAGCAGGCAATCACGCGACAGTTTGGATTTCGCCCTGAAGCCTTGCTGTTACTCGACGCCGTGGAGTTCGTCATTCGCGATGTGGAAACGTTTGGGGTGAACGCGCAACTGGCGGCTTGA